From Methanocella paludicola SANAE, a single genomic window includes:
- a CDS encoding DNA primase family protein: MIADHPYLDKESLQTLTSAFKNEAGNPPAVELKYTEACMAHWFDFFYNKDVKYVVEDDRFLVWNGRYWELDDRNTNVRRLISLMAPEFQARTEHIKDEKARNAAFKYTNSLENTNRQNGIIIQLKSEATGLFIKKNDLDKNSRMINCLNGVLDLDKGTLIHHEQTKEMYFTHIYNVKYDPEAICPLFDKFLNEITCEDADLKKYLLTSLGYCISGRTDKQLAFIFKGAGRNGKGVLRDVIEHILDGYAIEKPGKVFSKKHEGEGRFDLYDTIEKRIIFVNEPADGSAFNEALIKQYAGGDMIPAERKYCDPFMFKPCGTLIILTNTTPKMNKSLAMSRRIRVIPFNLNIDDENDDVELKDKLLKEISGILNRLIEGYMSCDGEANPKNMVEAVADATEDVWNEADMVAAFVNTCIFRDEKSTMDNAVMYLEFKKFCMNE, encoded by the coding sequence ATGATTGCTGATCACCCATATCTTGATAAGGAGTCGTTACAAACGCTTACGTCAGCCTTTAAGAATGAGGCTGGCAATCCTCCAGCGGTCGAGTTGAAATATACAGAGGCTTGTATGGCCCACTGGTTCGACTTTTTCTATAATAAAGATGTAAAGTATGTTGTAGAAGATGATCGATTTTTAGTCTGGAACGGGCGTTACTGGGAATTGGATGACCGCAATACAAATGTGCGCAGGCTTATCTCGTTAATGGCCCCTGAATTCCAAGCACGAACGGAACACATCAAGGACGAAAAAGCGAGGAATGCTGCATTTAAATATACGAATAGCCTGGAAAATACTAACAGGCAAAACGGTATAATCATACAGCTTAAATCTGAGGCAACAGGACTATTCATTAAAAAGAATGATCTAGACAAGAACAGCCGTATGATAAACTGTTTAAATGGCGTCCTCGACCTGGATAAAGGGACACTAATACACCATGAGCAAACGAAAGAGATGTATTTCACTCATATCTATAATGTGAAATACGATCCAGAGGCTATCTGCCCCTTATTCGATAAATTCCTTAATGAAATAACTTGCGAGGATGCCGACTTGAAAAAATATTTGCTCACATCACTCGGTTACTGCATAAGTGGCCGGACGGATAAGCAGTTAGCATTTATATTCAAGGGAGCGGGACGGAACGGCAAAGGCGTTCTAAGGGATGTCATAGAGCATATCCTTGACGGTTACGCTATTGAAAAGCCAGGTAAGGTGTTCTCCAAAAAACATGAGGGAGAGGGACGGTTCGATCTATACGACACCATAGAAAAGCGTATCATATTCGTTAATGAACCGGCTGACGGTAGCGCATTCAACGAGGCATTGATTAAGCAATATGCTGGTGGAGATATGATTCCCGCTGAGCGGAAATACTGTGATCCTTTCATGTTCAAGCCATGCGGGACACTGATAATTTTAACGAATACCACTCCCAAGATGAACAAGAGTCTTGCAATGTCCCGAAGAATAAGGGTAATACCATTCAACCTCAACATCGATGATGAAAATGATGATGTGGAGTTAAAGGATAAGCTCCTAAAAGAAATTAGCGGAATTCTGAACCGGCTTATTGAAGGTTACATGTCCTGCGATGGCGAGGCTAACCCTAAAAATATGGTCGAGGCTGTAGCAGATGCAACAGAGGACGTTTGGAACGAAGCTGATATGGTCGCTGCATTCGTTAATACCTGCATTTTCAGGGATGAGAAAAGCACTATGGATAATGCTGTAATGTACCTGGAATTTAAAAAGTTCTGTATGAACGAGTGA
- a CDS encoding RDD family protein codes for MEFTQGAKDLIEKNIKIILEKMTLSQKDRADVEKELRSNFFEGSEVKAKERGASVVSEEDVLKAVSEEGNPEEIAGAYMCSYAGSLKRAGFWWRSAAYIIDMIIAGITIGILSLPFLALNFLFETHDTPFWIAGIVVLMNLAIGLIALGVLISYLVILEGRYGMTAGKYILGLKVLKVDGTPIDYKDALLRNIPKFFGNFIIIDALIMVIFFNKEKQRAFDKVANTIVVHTRG; via the coding sequence ATGGAATTTACACAGGGCGCTAAAGACCTGATAGAGAAGAACATTAAGATCATTTTGGAAAAGATGACCCTGAGCCAGAAGGACAGGGCCGACGTGGAGAAGGAGCTTCGCTCGAACTTTTTCGAGGGCTCCGAAGTCAAGGCAAAGGAGAGAGGAGCGAGCGTCGTCTCCGAGGAAGACGTGCTGAAGGCAGTAAGCGAGGAAGGCAATCCCGAAGAGATCGCTGGCGCATATATGTGCTCTTACGCAGGCAGCCTGAAGAGGGCTGGCTTCTGGTGGAGGTCGGCCGCGTACATCATCGACATGATCATCGCCGGCATCACCATTGGCATTCTATCGCTGCCCTTCCTGGCGCTGAACTTCCTGTTCGAGACTCACGATACGCCGTTCTGGATCGCCGGGATCGTCGTCCTCATGAACCTGGCCATCGGCCTCATCGCGCTGGGCGTGCTCATTTCCTACCTCGTCATACTGGAAGGACGCTACGGCATGACGGCGGGCAAGTACATCCTGGGCCTGAAAGTGCTCAAGGTCGATGGCACTCCGATAGACTACAAAGACGCGCTGCTGAGGAACATCCCCAAGTTCTTCGGGAATTTCATCATCATCGACGCCTTGATCATGGTGATATTTTTCAATAAGGAAAAGCAGCGGGCGTTCGATAAGGTAGCCAACACGATCGTTGTCCATACCCGTGGTTAA
- a CDS encoding tyrosine-type recombinase/integrase has protein sequence MEKLRFKKVERNNTTFKPADVLTTIEKVKEYMLYERRLSQYNTKQAVALLRKIINNYRVLKPSRELGYRIEHDLADKGRKPRTIRNHLTVLELWADAFKIKDSDGKLLKFKMPKIDSHRIDSLTSEEARALLDYGALTLRDNAILYLLVYCAIRPKELINADVEDVDLIERKFYVRAKYDVDIESPGIKSHREREIPISRECAKAIRTYLDEGRPNYPTKALFFTNLGNRIAIRTLQDIVRDAAKRAGIKRRTYPYLCRHSGCTLMVESNINLLYISKIMGHSTLEQTRAYSHPQWRAMREAIDKNFVI, from the coding sequence ATGGAGAAATTAAGATTCAAGAAAGTAGAAAGGAATAATACGACTTTTAAACCCGCTGACGTGCTAACTACAATCGAGAAAGTAAAAGAATACATGCTTTACGAACGTCGATTAAGCCAATATAACACAAAACAGGCAGTAGCACTATTACGTAAGATTATTAATAATTATCGAGTCTTGAAGCCTTCTAGAGAATTAGGATATCGCATAGAGCACGATCTAGCAGATAAGGGCAGAAAGCCACGAACAATAAGGAATCATCTAACTGTGCTCGAATTATGGGCAGATGCATTTAAAATTAAAGACTCTGACGGAAAGCTGCTCAAATTTAAAATGCCGAAAATCGACAGTCACAGGATAGACAGCTTAACATCTGAAGAAGCAAGAGCATTACTCGACTATGGAGCTTTAACGCTACGTGATAACGCTATATTGTACTTGCTTGTTTATTGTGCTATCCGTCCTAAAGAATTAATAAACGCAGATGTTGAAGATGTCGATCTCATTGAACGTAAGTTCTATGTTAGGGCAAAATATGACGTAGATATCGAGAGTCCAGGTATTAAATCACACAGAGAAAGGGAAATACCGATAAGTCGTGAATGTGCAAAAGCTATTAGGACATATCTTGATGAAGGTAGGCCTAATTACCCTACAAAAGCGTTATTTTTCACAAATCTCGGCAATAGGATTGCAATAAGAACGCTTCAGGATATCGTCAGAGATGCGGCTAAAAGGGCAGGAATCAAGCGCAGGACATACCCATACTTATGCCGCCATAGTGGATGCACGTTAATGGTTGAGAGCAACATAAATTTGTTGTATATCAGTAAGATAATGGGCCATAGCACATTGGAACAGACTCGGGCTTATAGTCACCCTCAATGGAGGGCGATGAGAGAAGCGATAGATAAAAATTTCGTGATATAA
- a CDS encoding sensor histidine kinase, translated as MNILHRIDVVYTHLFYIPIILAGIWYHRKAVYVALLFGMVHIIFNYMSDGSLTYDALLRAFMFLIIAYIVGWIALKKDALLSILKSSEEKLRQAQETLESRVRERTAELSRMNVSLKNEITEREHIEKALRESEEKFKVLTEASPAVTMLYQDDKFIYANRAIEMITGYSRDELLSGEPWHFVHPANRDEAKSRTGSCLHGKPDPSRYEVRILTKGGEEKWLDISTELITYGGVPTGLISGIDISKRKKTEKALIKSRAILSRAQSIAHVGNWALDIKKNEVQWSDEIYRIVGLSPGSPLPSNDWFIFHTHPDDREMVTNALTAAIKENKLFNIDYRIITADGSVRYINSVADKLRQDQAGRPIWLYGIIQDITARKQVEEALQESKAQAELYLDLMGHDINNLNQIGMGFLELALDTLDLDEKARQLISKPLEAIGNSTRLISNVRKLQRARGDLLVLNAVDVVETIRRLIPQYSKIAGRDIVIDLKTEGACHVMANDLLSDVFSNIIGNAIKHSRGPLTIGINLKKALVGDKRYCIVDIEDNGPGIPDDIKQRLFVSHRGESMRIGGRGLGLYLVKTLVEDFHGEVKVEDRIAREPSKGCRFIVTLPSAE; from the coding sequence ATGAACATCCTGCACAGGATCGATGTAGTGTATACCCATTTATTCTACATCCCGATCATCCTCGCCGGGATCTGGTATCACAGAAAAGCCGTCTATGTGGCCCTATTGTTCGGCATGGTTCACATTATTTTCAATTACATGTCCGATGGCTCGTTAACATACGATGCGCTACTCCGGGCCTTCATGTTCCTGATCATCGCATACATCGTGGGATGGATCGCCCTCAAGAAGGATGCACTGTTAAGTATATTGAAAAGCTCGGAGGAAAAGCTACGCCAGGCACAGGAAACGCTGGAATCCCGTGTGAGAGAAAGGACAGCCGAACTTAGCCGCATGAACGTGTCATTGAAGAATGAGATCACGGAGCGCGAGCACATCGAAAAAGCCTTGCGCGAGAGCGAGGAAAAATTCAAGGTGCTGACCGAGGCATCGCCGGCCGTCACCATGCTCTACCAGGATGATAAGTTCATCTACGCGAACCGTGCCATAGAGATGATAACGGGCTACAGCAGGGACGAGCTTTTATCCGGCGAACCCTGGCATTTCGTCCATCCTGCTAACCGGGATGAAGCAAAGTCCCGTACCGGATCCTGCCTGCACGGCAAGCCCGACCCTTCCCGGTACGAGGTAAGGATCTTGACGAAGGGCGGGGAAGAGAAGTGGCTCGATATTTCCACAGAGCTCATCACTTACGGTGGTGTGCCTACCGGCCTCATATCCGGTATCGATATATCAAAACGTAAAAAGACGGAGAAAGCGCTCATAAAGAGCCGGGCGATATTATCGAGAGCCCAGAGCATTGCCCATGTCGGTAACTGGGCGTTAGACATCAAGAAAAACGAAGTCCAATGGTCCGATGAGATATACCGTATAGTGGGGCTCTCACCAGGCAGCCCTCTGCCTTCAAATGATTGGTTCATATTTCATACACACCCGGACGACCGGGAAATGGTAACAAATGCCTTAACTGCGGCAATAAAAGAAAACAAGCTTTTTAACATCGACTATCGCATAATCACGGCCGATGGGTCTGTACGCTATATCAACTCCGTGGCCGATAAGCTCCGACAGGACCAGGCAGGCAGGCCCATATGGCTTTACGGTATCATTCAGGACATAACGGCCCGCAAACAGGTGGAGGAGGCCTTGCAGGAGTCTAAGGCGCAGGCCGAACTCTACCTCGACCTGATGGGCCATGACATTAACAACCTCAACCAGATAGGCATGGGCTTCCTCGAACTGGCACTGGATACGCTCGACCTGGATGAAAAGGCGAGACAGCTCATCTCCAAGCCCCTGGAGGCGATAGGTAACAGCACCAGGCTGATATCCAACGTGAGAAAACTCCAGCGCGCCAGGGGCGACCTTCTCGTTCTCAACGCGGTGGACGTAGTAGAGACGATCCGCAGGCTTATCCCGCAATATTCTAAGATCGCCGGAAGGGATATCGTAATTGACCTTAAGACTGAAGGCGCGTGCCACGTCATGGCGAATGACCTGCTATCGGATGTTTTTTCAAACATCATCGGTAATGCCATCAAGCACTCGCGCGGCCCGCTGACCATCGGCATTAATCTTAAGAAAGCCCTGGTGGGCGATAAGCGATATTGTATCGTCGACATCGAGGATAACGGCCCCGGCATCCCCGACGACATAAAACAGCGATTATTTGTCTCGCACAGGGGAGAGTCCATGAGGATAGGTGGCCGCGGGCTCGGGCTTTACCTGGTCAAGACGCTCGTGGAAGATTTCCACGGGGAAGTTAAAGTGGAAGACCGTATTGCCAGGGAACCTTCAAAGGGCTGCCGCTTCATCGTTACGCTACCGTCGGCAGAATAG
- a CDS encoding bifunctional DNA primase/polymerase, with protein MTNESSRLPFGTCSAMAICPSMLTGITVRSRVHKMAINPDIRTINDNGYLTIPAISNKKQTYYYWSTVHKEDYDFDEVWKGQPANANCAILCEDIVCYVDFDAHTAEPNGMTVYHKLEQVGTFKGCIIEKTQGDGRHVYFKGIKGGKYTVQIDGISIEVTAGRNLAYCYPTVTEKGGYTFTSEKTLLNTRPEDLPELLEVLARPPKKECIGVRVELSRIPSKQMNRIINDFLRQAIRRAKYIGRNNSGYVFACQLRDMRLTYEQAAIWMLKYQEGVNQ; from the coding sequence GTGACGAACGAAAGCTCAAGGCTACCCTTTGGTACATGCTCTGCAATGGCCATCTGTCCGTCAATGCTGACGGGAATTACTGTTAGGTCCAGGGTGCATAAAATGGCCATAAATCCAGATATCAGGACTATAAATGATAATGGATACCTCACCATACCAGCGATATCCAATAAAAAGCAAACATATTACTACTGGTCAACAGTCCATAAGGAAGATTATGACTTCGATGAAGTATGGAAAGGGCAACCAGCTAATGCCAACTGTGCCATCCTCTGCGAAGATATAGTATGTTATGTCGATTTTGATGCACATACAGCGGAACCTAATGGTATGACAGTATACCATAAACTTGAGCAAGTCGGAACATTCAAGGGCTGTATCATTGAAAAAACGCAGGGTGACGGCAGACACGTATACTTCAAAGGAATAAAAGGCGGCAAATATACAGTTCAGATTGATGGTATAAGCATAGAAGTCACGGCAGGACGTAATTTAGCATACTGCTACCCCACTGTAACCGAGAAAGGCGGCTATACGTTCACTAGTGAAAAGACACTTTTAAACACCAGACCTGAAGATCTGCCAGAACTGCTGGAAGTGCTTGCCAGACCACCGAAAAAAGAGTGTATAGGCGTTCGTGTTGAATTATCCAGAATACCGAGTAAGCAAATGAACCGGATAATAAATGACTTTCTACGTCAGGCTATACGGAGAGCAAAATACATCGGTAGGAATAATTCTGGGTACGTTTTCGCTTGTCAACTTCGTGATATGAGGCTTACCTATGAACAAGCGGCTATATGGATGCTGAAATACCAGGAAGGCGTTAACCAATGA
- a CDS encoding cupredoxin domain-containing protein — translation MKLAGVIVLVAVLVFFSGAAQASTAQVLIKDFKFQPDTITVNKGDTITWTHPGPASHTVKFADSESGILKNGGQYSKKFDQAGTFNYECGVHPYMKGKVIVK, via the coding sequence ATGAAGCTGGCAGGGGTTATCGTACTCGTGGCGGTCCTCGTCTTTTTCTCGGGTGCCGCACAGGCAAGCACGGCGCAGGTTTTAATTAAGGACTTTAAGTTCCAGCCGGACACGATCACGGTCAATAAGGGGGATACGATCACATGGACTCACCCGGGCCCGGCGAGCCATACCGTGAAATTTGCGGACTCCGAGTCTGGAATATTGAAGAACGGGGGACAGTACTCTAAGAAGTTCGACCAGGCGGGCACTTTCAACTATGAGTGCGGTGTTCATCCCTACATGAAGGGCAAGGTGATCGTCAAGTAA
- a CDS encoding type I restriction endonuclease, producing the protein MGFKEELQKLSIQINERKAHIVNEEMTKQALIIPFIQVLGYDVFNPLEVKPEFIADFGMKKGEKVDYAVYKGTEPIMFIEAKSADANLVNHDAQLSRYFNAVSNVKLGIITNGLEYRFFTDLKTPNVMDESPFLVINISNLKDSDIEILARFKKDTYAKDNLSEFAEELVYTSAINDTLKYQFKTPTDEFVKYLLKEVGVTRVMAKDIERFRPIVKKGISNAILDIVSQGLLQQEINKAEPEQEKVDVGKDQKSQPVKTTELKADDISKLQPVTTEEELKAFNIVKNILINAGRDTKDLTYKDTVSYFSINNQNILKWFMRINLDAVSKNVVIRLDQQTTESLISGLTIEPAPKALGETRIFITSAEDLKKFDKLVPICFDMVNKKDTLLSQT; encoded by the coding sequence ATGGGATTTAAGGAAGAACTACAGAAGCTTTCTATTCAAATAAACGAACGCAAAGCACACATTGTAAATGAAGAAATGACAAAGCAGGCATTAATTATACCTTTTATTCAAGTTTTAGGATATGATGTCTTTAACCCTCTTGAAGTAAAGCCAGAATTTATTGCCGATTTTGGCATGAAGAAAGGCGAAAAGGTAGATTATGCAGTTTATAAAGGTACTGAGCCTATAATGTTTATAGAAGCGAAATCTGCCGACGCAAATTTAGTTAATCATGATGCGCAGCTTTCGAGGTATTTCAATGCAGTATCCAACGTTAAATTAGGTATTATCACCAATGGTCTTGAATATCGATTTTTCACTGATCTAAAGACTCCCAATGTCATGGACGAAAGCCCATTCTTAGTAATTAACATTTCTAACTTGAAGGATAGCGATATCGAAATACTTGCAAGGTTTAAGAAAGACACCTATGCGAAAGATAATCTCTCTGAGTTTGCCGAAGAACTTGTGTATACTTCAGCTATTAATGATACATTGAAATATCAGTTCAAGACTCCGACTGATGAATTTGTAAAATATTTGCTTAAAGAAGTTGGCGTTACGCGTGTTATGGCAAAGGACATAGAGCGTTTCCGTCCAATCGTCAAGAAGGGTATCTCAAATGCTATTTTAGATATCGTAAGTCAAGGCCTTTTACAACAGGAGATTAATAAAGCGGAACCCGAGCAAGAAAAAGTTGACGTAGGCAAAGATCAAAAATCTCAGCCTGTGAAAACGACCGAGCTTAAGGCTGATGACATATCTAAACTGCAACCTGTTACAACAGAAGAAGAGTTGAAAGCCTTTAATATCGTAAAAAATATCCTTATAAATGCTGGTAGGGATACAAAGGATCTCACATATAAAGACACTGTAAGTTATTTCTCAATAAATAATCAAAATATACTAAAATGGTTTATGAGGATTAATCTGGATGCCGTTAGTAAGAATGTTGTTATAAGACTCGATCAACAAACTACTGAAAGCCTTATTAGCGGTTTAACGATTGAGCCAGCTCCAAAAGCTTTAGGAGAAACAAGAATCTTCATAACAAGTGCTGAAGACCTGAAAAAGTTTGATAAGCTTGTTCCGATCTGCTTCGACATGGTGAACAAGAAAGATACCTTACTCTCACAGACATAA
- a CDS encoding ankyrin repeat domain-containing protein, with protein sequence MVAVFGLGKPDVNKLESRRDINGLVKALDYKNDTIVRQNAIKALAKIGGDSVVGSILTAFNDRDAQVRCEAARAFKTIRNSRAIDPLKKLLRDEEPSVRACAAETLKSMNWIPGNDELSARFYIVISDWDKCADLGAIAVDPLMSVLNNLDKDDLRRVNIIKALGKTGNAYAIESVIKDPKNFDYLEKVAKAILNEPNPRYIEFLIKLVAEGNKSGLASISIAADYAAKALGKIHDKRVVQLLINYLATDIYLSRATNVVRALAEIGDPSAIEPLVNLLEPKRSRNSNSDRDFHVGVASALEKLQWQPGKDRSGAYYWVWKKNWAKCVEIGSPAVEPLLADCSTHWEAIEALGLIGDKRAVIPLTGAFENIGLGGWEGAKLWYDVSANALARIGDTRAIEPLFKLYTGRYWRAKTVGEAIAILIKKDPQPLIRYMNVNDRSISGDAEKLLRMAGYSGVLNASTQALNNGGSNVIEPASETNHKITAGNTPKLDKTVTKSNENTTMYEYNDDKHLPIKASSGLEPQGMKGSALIDAVRAKNCDSLRELLISGTNPNTFDEDGFTALILAVYTGKTCIIELLIKAGANPNLTDKNNNATLHHAVSLGHKDIVELLIKAGANPNLTDKNSFMALSRAANLGHKDIVELLIKAGSNLDIKDINGRTALIYAVRNRHKDIVELLIKAGSNLDIKDITGCTALIYAASLGHKDIVELLIKSNANLDIQDIPGSTALIYAASLGHKDIVELLIKAKANPNLIDKTGMNALAYSEASGYKDIALIIENASKF encoded by the coding sequence GTGGTTGCTGTGTTTGGTCTAGGAAAGCCTGATGTTAATAAATTGGAGTCGAGAAGGGATATAAACGGGTTAGTCAAAGCTTTAGATTATAAAAATGATACGATTGTTCGACAAAATGCCATTAAAGCTTTAGCTAAAATAGGCGGCGACAGTGTAGTTGGATCAATTCTAACAGCGTTCAATGATAGGGATGCCCAGGTTCGCTGTGAGGCTGCCCGGGCGTTTAAAACGATAAGGAATTCTCGTGCGATTGACCCTTTAAAAAAATTACTTCGTGACGAAGAACCGAGTGTCAGGGCTTGTGCGGCTGAAACCCTTAAAAGTATGAATTGGATTCCCGGTAATGATGAATTATCAGCCCGTTTTTATATCGTTATATCCGACTGGGATAAATGCGCCGATCTAGGGGCAATTGCAGTTGATCCCCTCATGTCCGTACTTAATAACTTGGATAAAGATGACCTTCGTCGGGTCAATATAATTAAGGCTCTCGGAAAAACTGGTAACGCCTATGCTATAGAGTCGGTTATTAAAGACCCGAAAAATTTTGATTATCTGGAAAAGGTTGCGAAGGCAATATTAAATGAACCTAATCCAAGATATATTGAATTCTTAATTAAGTTGGTCGCCGAAGGGAACAAATCTGGATTGGCGTCAATTTCTATTGCTGCCGATTATGCGGCAAAGGCCCTGGGAAAAATCCATGATAAACGTGTCGTGCAGCTTTTAATAAATTACTTGGCAACTGATATTTATTTATCAAGGGCAACAAATGTTGTCAGAGCATTGGCCGAGATTGGGGACCCATCGGCTATCGAGCCCCTGGTGAACTTATTGGAACCTAAACGTTCAAGAAATTCGAATTCCGATCGGGATTTTCATGTGGGCGTTGCCTCGGCGCTTGAAAAGTTGCAATGGCAGCCTGGGAAAGATAGAAGCGGGGCTTATTATTGGGTGTGGAAAAAAAATTGGGCCAAGTGTGTTGAGATTGGTTCACCGGCGGTTGAGCCATTATTAGCAGATTGCTCGACTCATTGGGAAGCGATTGAAGCATTGGGGCTAATAGGAGATAAAAGAGCAGTAATACCTTTGACTGGTGCTTTTGAAAATATTGGTTTAGGCGGCTGGGAAGGCGCAAAACTATGGTATGACGTATCTGCGAATGCTCTTGCTAGGATAGGTGACACCAGAGCGATAGAACCTTTATTTAAACTATATACCGGTAGATACTGGCGGGCAAAAACAGTTGGTGAAGCTATTGCAATTTTAATTAAAAAGGATCCACAGCCCCTAATCCGATATATGAACGTCAACGATAGATCTATAAGCGGAGATGCAGAAAAACTGCTTAGGATGGCTGGATACTCTGGTGTTCTTAATGCTTCAACACAGGCGTTAAATAATGGTGGTAGCAACGTAATAGAGCCAGCATCAGAAACTAATCATAAGATAACGGCTGGTAATACGCCAAAACTTGATAAAACGGTCACTAAATCAAATGAAAATACGACGATGTATGAATACAATGACGATAAACATTTACCGATAAAAGCAAGCTCAGGACTTGAGCCTCAAGGCATGAAAGGATCCGCGTTAATAGATGCGGTAAGAGCAAAAAATTGTGACAGTCTTAGAGAATTATTGATTTCAGGAACTAACCCTAATACTTTTGATGAGGATGGTTTTACAGCTCTGATATTAGCAGTATATACTGGAAAAACATGTATCATCGAGTTACTCATCAAAGCAGGCGCAAACCCTAACCTTACCGATAAAAATAATAATGCTACTTTGCATCACGCCGTAAGTCTTGGGCATAAGGATATCGTAGAGTTGCTCATCAAAGCAGGCGCAAACCCTAACCTTACCGATAAAAATAGCTTTATGGCTTTGTCTCGAGCGGCAAACCTTGGGCATAAGGATATCGTAGAATTACTCATCAAAGCAGGCTCAAACCTTGATATTAAGGACATTAATGGCAGAACTGCTTTGATCTACGCGGTAAGAAACAGGCATAAGGATATCGTAGAATTACTCATCAAAGCAGGCTCAAACCTTGATATTAAGGATATAACAGGCTGTACAGCTCTGATCTACGCAGCAAGCCTCGGACATAAGGATATCGTAGAATTACTCATCAAATCGAACGCGAACTTAGATATTCAGGATATCCCTGGCAGTACAGCTCTGATCTACGCAGCAAGCCTCGGACATAAGGATATCGTAGAATTACTCATCAAAGCAAAAGCGAATCCTAACCTGATAGATAAAACAGGAATGAATGCTTTGGCATATAGTGAAGCTAGCGGGTATAAAGATATCGCACTCATTATAGAAAACGCATCAAAATTCTAA
- a CDS encoding PadR family transcriptional regulator — translation MQSDIEKWLKELRKGSTKLAMLTLLNKRDMYGYEITKELSNITGGAIALKESNAYPALHTMEADGLITSYWKETEPGMPPRKYYSITPAGKGFFEDMKKEWMKHNEAMEKVWNY, via the coding sequence ATGCAGTCAGACATCGAAAAGTGGCTTAAGGAGCTGCGAAAGGGAAGCACGAAGCTCGCAATGCTCACCCTGCTGAACAAGCGGGACATGTACGGCTATGAGATCACGAAGGAGCTGAGCAATATCACGGGCGGAGCCATTGCTCTCAAGGAAAGCAACGCCTATCCGGCCCTCCACACGATGGAGGCGGACGGGCTTATCACCAGCTACTGGAAAGAGACCGAGCCGGGCATGCCCCCGCGAAAATACTATAGCATAACACCGGCAGGCAAAGGCTTCTTCGAAGATATGAAGAAGGAATGGATGAAGCACAACGAAGCCATGGAAAAGGTATGGAATTACTAG
- a CDS encoding HNH endonuclease, which produces MYNFNPYDDNEDKRDSKRSFTKSQQKLIFDRQDGYCARCGKKLKLSSTHYHHKKAWSKNGETNVKNGIAVCANCHSEIHIKETVDDIEKKPKKSKKDAYNPFDLELPTVKAPKTKSPNPFDIDLGLPKAKKSKNKAYDPFSLDLGIPKGKKPKGGFGLF; this is translated from the coding sequence ATGTACAATTTTAACCCTTATGACGACAATGAAGATAAGCGAGATAGTAAGCGTTCTTTTACAAAATCACAGCAGAAGTTGATATTCGATAGACAGGATGGCTATTGTGCGAGATGTGGTAAAAAGTTGAAGTTATCATCCACTCATTATCATCATAAAAAGGCATGGTCGAAAAACGGCGAAACAAATGTTAAGAATGGTATAGCTGTCTGTGCCAATTGTCACTCTGAAATCCATATAAAGGAAACCGTCGATGACATTGAGAAAAAGCCGAAAAAGTCTAAGAAAGATGCTTATAATCCTTTCGACCTCGAACTACCTACGGTTAAAGCACCTAAGACCAAATCGCCTAATCCATTCGATATCGATCTTGGGCTTCCGAAGGCTAAAAAATCGAAGAATAAAGCATATGATCCATTTTCTCTCGATCTCGGAATACCGAAGGGCAAAAAGCCTAAGGGTGGCTTCGGGTTGTTCTAA